One window of the Chitinophaga niabensis genome contains the following:
- a CDS encoding YitT family protein: MVTTRRARAVRLNLIQNSQDAALIAIGVLLASIGLRGFLLPNGFLDGGVTGISLLVNRLTGWSFSVLLILINAPFILLAYKQLSKRFTIKTIAAIIGLATCLVLIKVPTFTQDKLLIAIFGGFFLGAGIGMSIRGGAVLDGTEVLALYINRKTVLSVGEVIMYFNVLLFGVAAVLINVETAMYAMLTYFSASKTVDFVIQGFEEYIALTIISEKSELIRKTLTLKLKKGVTVFKGKSGFGKRGQKNEEIDIVYTVVTRLEVHNIIDEIERIDEKAFIVQHNINDTRGGMIKKRATHH; encoded by the coding sequence ATGGTCACTACCCGCAGAGCAAGGGCGGTACGGTTAAACCTCATTCAGAATTCGCAGGATGCAGCATTGATAGCTATTGGTGTGCTCCTTGCCAGTATCGGGCTGAGAGGTTTCCTGCTGCCGAATGGATTCCTCGATGGAGGCGTAACGGGAATTTCGCTGTTGGTGAACAGGCTCACCGGCTGGTCTTTTTCCGTATTACTCATCTTGATCAATGCCCCTTTTATTTTGCTGGCGTATAAACAGCTTTCCAAAAGGTTCACCATTAAAACCATTGCGGCTATTATAGGCCTGGCCACCTGCCTGGTGCTCATAAAGGTCCCTACCTTCACACAGGATAAATTGCTGATCGCCATCTTTGGCGGATTCTTCCTGGGAGCGGGGATCGGCATGTCTATCCGGGGAGGTGCCGTATTGGATGGAACGGAAGTACTGGCGCTTTATATCAACCGCAAAACCGTATTGTCTGTAGGCGAAGTGATCATGTATTTTAACGTGCTGCTTTTTGGAGTGGCCGCGGTACTGATTAATGTGGAAACAGCCATGTATGCGATGCTCACTTATTTTTCCGCCTCCAAAACCGTGGATTTTGTGATCCAGGGTTTTGAAGAATATATTGCGCTCACTATTATCTCAGAAAAAAGTGAACTGATCCGAAAAACCCTAACACTGAAATTAAAAAAAGGGGTTACCGTGTTCAAAGGCAAGAGTGGCTTTGGTAAGCGGGGTCAAAAAAATGAAGAGATCGACATCGTGTATACTGTTGTTACCCGCCTGGAGGTACATAATATCATAGATGAGATTGAAAGAATCGATGAAAAAGCGTTTATTGTGCAACACAATATTAACGACACACGTGGCGGGATGATAAAAAAACGCGCCACACATCATTAA
- a CDS encoding alpha/beta hydrolase codes for MKNGFTTALLMISTMTAFAQERIDLYPGQPELKIAGGRKIDDVPHIDHYPAAPDKKTGEAILICPGGGYQHLAIDHEGKDIAAFFTAQGFEAIVLHYRLNDAENKGSRFPSQYNDVTNAMRLVKSKAAAWKLDPEKIGVIGFSAGGHLASTLTTMIIPANPAAKNELEKWSSRPAFAILVYPVISMSESFRHKGSTVNLLGPGASQAMMDSLSTDKRVTAQTPPTFLVHSTDDKVVPVENSWAFYSALKKNNISASLHIYDHGGHGYGMGPKDPVLNSWPGLAVQWLRGVVFKPKS; via the coding sequence ATGAAAAACGGTTTTACTACCGCACTGCTCATGATCTCAACAATGACCGCATTTGCACAGGAAAGGATAGACCTTTATCCTGGCCAGCCTGAACTCAAAATAGCAGGCGGCCGTAAGATAGACGATGTACCACATATCGATCATTACCCGGCAGCCCCGGATAAAAAAACCGGTGAAGCCATATTGATCTGCCCCGGTGGCGGATACCAGCACCTGGCCATAGACCATGAGGGAAAAGACATTGCCGCGTTTTTCACCGCACAGGGTTTTGAAGCCATTGTACTGCATTACCGTTTGAACGATGCAGAAAATAAAGGCTCCCGCTTCCCTTCTCAGTACAACGATGTAACCAATGCCATGCGCCTGGTGAAATCCAAAGCTGCAGCCTGGAAGCTGGACCCGGAAAAGATAGGTGTAATAGGTTTTTCAGCCGGAGGGCATCTTGCTTCCACGCTCACCACCATGATCATTCCTGCGAACCCGGCCGCAAAGAATGAACTGGAAAAATGGAGTTCCCGCCCGGCCTTTGCCATCCTGGTTTATCCTGTTATCAGCATGAGCGAAAGCTTCCGGCATAAAGGCAGCACCGTGAATTTATTGGGCCCCGGTGCATCGCAGGCCATGATGGATTCTTTATCTACGGACAAAAGAGTAACAGCGCAAACGCCTCCTACTTTCCTGGTACATTCAACAGATGATAAAGTGGTACCGGTAGAGAACAGCTGGGCGTTCTATTCCGCGTTGAAGAAAAACAATATTTCCGCTTCTTTGCATATATACGATCACGGCGGCCATGGATATGGTATGGGGCCGAAAGATCCTGTACTGAACAGCTGGCCCGGCCTGGCTGTACAATGGCTGAGAGGTGTAGTATTTAAACCGAAAAGTTAA
- a CDS encoding DUF2490 domain-containing protein — protein sequence MRCILVVCFCMMSVAAANAQQSRQFASWLASFNTIAIPKTKFSIHLDAQVRSTHEWREFQTFIVRPGLNYHVRKNMIATVGYGWVHNLRAVQDVSAYLSEHRIWEQFIVNHKLSFIPIQHRFRVEQRFIGTPVVNNNKLEKDGHELAHRFRYFLRGIVPFNGEQTFTKGAFAAVQNELFLNFANTDAVNGKVFDQNRAYLAVGYRFSRQFDLEAGYLNQYISGRGAARSTVHVLQLAGYLRL from the coding sequence ATGAGGTGTATTTTAGTTGTATGTTTTTGCATGATGAGTGTGGCTGCCGCAAATGCGCAGCAGTCCAGGCAGTTTGCCAGCTGGCTGGCTTCTTTCAATACCATCGCTATTCCAAAAACAAAGTTCAGCATTCACCTGGATGCGCAGGTGCGCAGTACACATGAATGGAGAGAATTTCAAACATTCATTGTACGTCCGGGACTGAATTACCATGTAAGAAAGAACATGATCGCTACAGTCGGTTATGGCTGGGTGCATAATCTCCGCGCGGTGCAGGATGTATCTGCATATCTTTCAGAACATCGCATCTGGGAGCAATTCATCGTTAATCATAAGCTGAGTTTTATTCCCATACAACACCGCTTCCGCGTGGAACAACGTTTTATCGGAACGCCTGTTGTAAATAATAACAAACTGGAAAAAGATGGCCATGAACTGGCACACCGCTTCCGTTATTTCCTGCGGGGTATTGTTCCATTCAACGGAGAGCAGACCTTTACGAAGGGCGCTTTTGCGGCTGTACAGAATGAACTGTTCCTGAACTTTGCCAATACAGATGCGGTGAATGGAAAAGTGTTTGACCAGAACCGTGCGTACCTGGCTGTGGGTTATCGTTTCAGCCGCCAGTTCGATCTGGAGGCCGGTTACCTGAATCAATATATTTCCGGGAGAGGCGCTGCTCGCAGCACAGTGCATGTGTTGCAGCTGGCGGGTTACCTGAGGCTATAA
- a CDS encoding hydroxypyruvate isomerase family protein, translated as MERRTFLQKGTLAGISALALGGAATAANAADTKPAAAGKTFNLDYAPHAGMFKNSAGDDFLDQIKFMHDQGFRSIEDNGMLGRDTALQNKIGELLAKLNMRMGVFVIDGGDNWKISLTTGKKEFLDLFLKTCERSVELAKRVNAKWATVVPGFFERKLPIGVQTGNVIDALRRGSEILEKGGLTMVLEPLSDTPDLFLRNSDQTYMICRAVNSPSCKILFDIYHMQKNEGQLITNMNLCWDEIAYVQIGDNPGRKEPGTGEINYKNIFKHLHTKGYKGVMGMEHGNALPGKDGELALIKAYREADSFLG; from the coding sequence ATGGAAAGAAGAACATTCCTTCAAAAAGGCACACTGGCAGGCATTTCAGCCCTGGCCCTTGGCGGTGCGGCCACTGCTGCAAACGCTGCAGATACAAAGCCTGCCGCGGCAGGGAAAACCTTTAACCTGGACTATGCCCCCCATGCCGGAATGTTCAAAAACAGTGCCGGGGACGACTTCCTGGACCAGATCAAATTCATGCATGATCAAGGGTTTCGGTCTATTGAGGACAATGGCATGCTGGGCCGTGATACCGCCCTTCAAAACAAGATCGGTGAACTGCTGGCAAAACTGAATATGCGGATGGGTGTTTTTGTGATAGACGGTGGAGACAACTGGAAAATTTCCCTCACTACCGGCAAAAAAGAATTCCTGGACCTGTTCCTGAAAACCTGCGAACGTTCCGTAGAACTGGCCAAACGAGTGAATGCTAAATGGGCAACTGTAGTGCCCGGTTTCTTTGAACGCAAACTGCCAATCGGTGTTCAGACGGGCAACGTGATCGATGCGCTGCGCCGGGGTTCTGAGATCCTGGAAAAAGGCGGGCTCACCATGGTTCTGGAGCCACTAAGCGATACGCCGGACCTGTTCCTCCGCAATTCTGATCAGACCTATATGATCTGCCGCGCGGTGAACAGCCCTTCCTGCAAAATATTGTTCGACATCTATCATATGCAGAAGAATGAAGGGCAGCTGATCACCAACATGAATCTTTGCTGGGATGAAATTGCCTACGTACAGATCGGTGATAATCCCGGCCGTAAAGAACCAGGTACGGGTGAGATCAATTACAAGAACATCTTCAAACACCTGCACACCAAAGGTTACAAAGGAGTGATGGGCATGGAGCATGGTAATGCATTGCCGGGTAAAGACGGGGAACTGGCTTTGATCAAGGCTTACAGGGAAGCGGATAGTTTTCTGGGATGA
- a CDS encoding formylglycine-generating enzyme family protein, with protein sequence MRKKTVAILLAGIVTSGAYAQNNEPFTAYEQKVPGSDVPIKMVPVKGGEFLLGSPAKEKGRNADEGPQKKVKIDPFWMGAYEVTFDQYDVYSDAEKDKTPLPDGMTRPSPPYIDLTLGMGKGGGFPANSMSQYAALMYCRWLYGKTGVFYRLPTEAEWEYACRAGSTTAFPFGDDASKLGEYAWTQENSEEVYHKVGEKKPNAWGLYDMMGNVGEWTLDQYDEKGYEKAAAENPWNQPTVKTPRTIKGGTYLEPATAARCAARLKSDESWNNRDPQIPRSKWWNADAPFIGFRIIRPVKQPTKAEAEKFFADVIDKFVGAR encoded by the coding sequence ATGAGAAAGAAAACTGTGGCCATTTTACTCGCAGGGATAGTGACCAGCGGGGCTTACGCTCAGAACAACGAACCATTTACCGCCTACGAACAGAAAGTACCAGGATCAGATGTACCCATCAAAATGGTGCCGGTGAAAGGAGGCGAGTTCCTGTTGGGCAGCCCGGCTAAGGAAAAAGGAAGGAACGCAGACGAAGGGCCGCAAAAGAAGGTGAAGATTGACCCTTTCTGGATGGGCGCTTACGAGGTGACGTTTGATCAGTATGATGTGTATTCAGACGCAGAAAAAGATAAAACCCCATTGCCGGATGGTATGACGAGGCCCAGTCCTCCTTATATCGATCTGACACTGGGAATGGGAAAAGGAGGCGGATTTCCGGCCAACAGTATGAGCCAGTATGCAGCACTGATGTATTGCCGCTGGCTGTATGGTAAAACCGGTGTTTTTTACCGTCTTCCTACAGAAGCAGAATGGGAATATGCCTGCCGCGCAGGGTCTACCACAGCATTTCCTTTTGGGGATGATGCTTCCAAACTCGGAGAATATGCCTGGACGCAGGAGAACAGCGAAGAGGTATATCATAAAGTAGGAGAAAAGAAACCCAATGCCTGGGGTTTATATGATATGATGGGTAATGTGGGAGAATGGACGCTGGACCAATACGATGAAAAAGGGTATGAAAAAGCGGCGGCAGAAAATCCCTGGAATCAGCCCACCGTAAAAACGCCACGCACCATCAAAGGAGGTACTTACCTGGAACCGGCTACAGCAGCCCGTTGCGCTGCCCGCCTGAAATCAGATGAGTCCTGGAACAACCGTGATCCTCAGATCCCCCGCAGTAAATGGTGGAATGCGGATGCTCCGTTCATCGGGTTCCGGATCATTCGTCCGGTAAAGCAACCGACCAAGGCAGAGGCAGAAAAATTCTTTGCAGACGTTATCGATAAATTCGTGGGCGCCCGCTAG
- a CDS encoding Gfo/Idh/MocA family protein, whose product MENEKSPSFHGQSRRDFVKQSSLLAGGLLAAPIIAEASQANYFSGAPGVIKVALIGCGGRGTGAAVQALSTKQNVQLVAMADAFKDRLDGSFNEIVDSMKATPERVKVAEADKYVGFDGYKEAIAKADVVILTTPPGFRPIHFEEAIRQGKHVFMEKPVATDPAGIAKVLETAEKAKAKKLNVVVGLQRRYQTSYLELYKRVKDGIIGDITSMQVYWNQGALWVKPRKPEYTEMEYQMRNWYYFNWLCGDHIVEQHIHNIDVGNWFKGEIPVTAMGMGGRAIRTGKEFGEIYDHHYVEYRYADGVVMNAQCRHWKDAVSRVDEEIIGTKGRVICDKGRILDSKGKTIYQFDRKQENRPYQAEHDELFAAVAAGQYKFEDAKRGAETTLTAIIGRLATYSGQTIAFEKALASGLNLQPAKYAFDAPPPILPDADGNYAYAKPGITKYFS is encoded by the coding sequence ATGGAAAACGAAAAATCACCATCATTCCACGGACAAAGCCGCAGAGACTTTGTAAAACAATCCTCCCTGCTTGCGGGCGGACTGCTGGCAGCGCCTATCATTGCTGAGGCCAGCCAGGCGAATTATTTTTCCGGAGCACCCGGCGTTATCAAAGTTGCGCTGATCGGTTGCGGTGGCCGCGGTACCGGAGCTGCTGTTCAGGCACTGAGCACTAAGCAAAATGTACAACTCGTTGCGATGGCAGATGCTTTCAAAGACAGGTTGGATGGAAGCTTCAATGAAATTGTTGATTCCATGAAAGCTACACCTGAACGTGTGAAAGTTGCCGAAGCAGATAAATATGTAGGCTTCGATGGATACAAAGAAGCCATCGCGAAAGCAGATGTGGTGATCCTCACCACCCCTCCCGGTTTCCGCCCTATTCACTTTGAAGAAGCTATCCGCCAGGGCAAACATGTATTCATGGAAAAACCCGTGGCTACAGACCCTGCTGGTATCGCCAAGGTTTTGGAGACTGCAGAAAAAGCAAAAGCAAAGAAACTGAACGTGGTAGTAGGTTTGCAACGCCGCTATCAAACCTCTTACCTGGAACTGTACAAACGCGTAAAAGATGGTATCATTGGTGATATCACTTCCATGCAGGTATATTGGAACCAGGGTGCATTGTGGGTGAAACCACGCAAACCGGAGTATACAGAAATGGAATACCAGATGCGTAACTGGTATTACTTCAACTGGCTTTGCGGCGATCATATCGTAGAACAACACATTCACAATATAGACGTAGGTAACTGGTTCAAAGGAGAGATCCCTGTAACCGCAATGGGAATGGGTGGCCGTGCCATCCGTACCGGTAAAGAGTTTGGTGAGATCTATGATCACCACTACGTGGAGTACCGTTATGCTGACGGTGTGGTAATGAACGCACAATGCCGTCACTGGAAAGATGCCGTGAGCCGTGTGGACGAAGAGATCATTGGTACAAAAGGCCGCGTGATCTGCGACAAAGGCCGGATCCTGGATAGCAAAGGGAAGACCATTTACCAGTTCGACAGGAAACAGGAGAACCGTCCTTACCAGGCAGAACACGATGAACTGTTTGCAGCAGTTGCGGCTGGTCAATACAAATTCGAAGATGCAAAGAGAGGTGCAGAAACCACACTCACTGCTATCATCGGCCGTTTGGCTACTTATTCCGGTCAAACCATTGCGTTCGAAAAAGCACTGGCTTCCGGTCTGAACCTGCAACCAGCGAAGTATGCATTTGACGCACCTCCGCCGATACTGCCTGATGCAGATGGTAACTATGCTTACGCAAAACCAGGCATCACTAAATATTTCAGCTGA
- a CDS encoding D-alanyl-D-alanine carboxypeptidase/D-alanyl-D-alanine-endopeptidase — protein MRLYLSLVAILVAGAATAQPKNIRQWANQDVLDTKPLAGAHVGISIMDPATGKYWIQYQDDKFFMPASNTKIFTLFTGLQLLGDSLPGMRYTENDTAIYIQGTADPSFLHPDFTAQRVKDFLTQTNKRIWYQPAMIKNKRFGPGWAWSDYADYYQPELNEWPMYGNVARIKIQGSHYTMVPEYPTRSGEPLPNEVLADREERENEFVLHFRPEDRAAHDFEVPFITGGNEQLLQRLQDTLHKQVGLLPVRAASTGAILKSIPVDTLFQPMMHRSDNFFAEQILMMCASAKWDTIDSRKVIGYMLDSTLKDLPHPPSWVDGSGLSRYNLFTPRDFVTVLEKLYKTYPKERLYPLFPTGGKGTLRNYYQALPGRLYAKTGTLSGCVALSGFLVTKNGKTLIFSVLVNNHNSTSTAVRRAVETFLVRVANN, from the coding sequence ATGAGATTATACTTATCGTTGGTGGCTATCCTGGTAGCAGGTGCCGCAACCGCCCAGCCTAAGAATATCCGTCAATGGGCCAACCAGGATGTTTTAGATACAAAGCCCCTGGCCGGAGCACATGTGGGTATCAGCATCATGGACCCTGCAACAGGAAAATACTGGATACAGTACCAGGATGATAAGTTCTTCATGCCCGCTTCCAACACCAAGATCTTCACGCTTTTCACCGGACTTCAGTTACTGGGAGATTCCCTTCCCGGCATGCGTTACACAGAAAACGATACGGCCATTTATATACAAGGCACGGCAGACCCTTCTTTCCTGCATCCTGATTTTACAGCGCAGCGGGTGAAAGACTTTTTAACGCAAACGAATAAACGGATCTGGTATCAGCCGGCAATGATCAAAAATAAAAGGTTCGGCCCCGGATGGGCCTGGAGCGACTATGCAGATTATTATCAACCGGAATTAAATGAATGGCCCATGTATGGAAATGTGGCCCGCATAAAAATACAAGGCAGCCATTATACCATGGTGCCGGAATATCCTACCCGTTCAGGAGAACCACTGCCCAACGAAGTATTGGCAGACCGGGAAGAAAGGGAAAATGAATTTGTGTTACACTTCCGGCCGGAAGACAGAGCAGCACATGATTTTGAAGTGCCTTTCATTACAGGCGGCAATGAACAGCTCCTGCAAAGGTTACAGGATACATTGCATAAGCAGGTTGGCTTGTTACCAGTGCGCGCTGCGAGTACAGGTGCCATACTGAAGAGTATTCCTGTAGATACGCTCTTTCAACCCATGATGCACCGCAGCGATAACTTCTTTGCAGAACAGATATTAATGATGTGCGCCTCGGCTAAGTGGGATACCATTGATTCACGTAAAGTGATCGGTTATATGCTGGACAGCACCTTGAAGGATCTGCCGCATCCACCCAGCTGGGTAGATGGTTCCGGGCTTTCCCGTTACAATCTTTTTACCCCGCGGGACTTTGTTACAGTGCTTGAAAAATTATACAAAACCTATCCCAAAGAAAGGCTGTATCCGCTTTTCCCCACCGGCGGCAAAGGCACCTTACGTAATTATTACCAGGCCCTGCCGGGAAGGTTATATGCGAAAACCGGAACGTTGAGTGGCTGTGTGGCATTGAGCGGATTCCTCGTAACCAAAAATGGAAAAACGCTGATCTTTAGTGTGCTGGTGAATAACCATAACAGTACCTCAACCGCTGTGCGCAGAGCTGTGGAGACGTTTTTAGTGAGAGTAGCGAACAACTAA
- a CDS encoding S46 family peptidase, whose product MKKNLFLLLLLLSVKLAKADEGMWLPYLLGQQVYADMVKKGLKLTKEQLYSINKSSMKDAIIIFNGGCTGEIVSSEGLIFTNHHCGYGAIAAASSVEKNYLKDGFYARSKQEEIPSKNMFVQFLVRVEDVTTKVDSALQGAAANERNAKLQAAYGNIIKAATDGTGYEGRVVPMYAGNQYILFIYERYTDIRLVGTPPESIGKFGGDTDNWEWPRHTGDFSVFRVYTGKDGKPAAHNPENIPMKAKSFLPVSIKGVKENDYAMIFGYPGGTTRYETSFGVKLKTDIENPSTVNLRDIRLKYMFEEMKKDPAVKLQLASSYAGIANYWKFFDGESKQLLKYHVYEEKQKQEAAYQQWAKGKPEFENVFAQYEKAYKAWEPYAKHRIYLREATLGSPLAAFASSLASIEDAILKKGNVNAAVAAADAARANFLKDENKVSDQKILAATAQMFYTDIAKDQQPIGFYESLKSFGDLQDEKTYKTWAASVFANTMIFNDAKWSAFVKNPDAVTLQDDPAYAYASAFVKNYVGKYAPLFAQFAAQTTELNRLYLKGEMQMNPNKSRYPDANFTMRLSYGQVKPYAPKDAVAYDYVTTSAGVLEKYIPGDYEFDLPPGYVDLVKKKDFGQYKDLKRNDLVVGFITTNDITGGNSGSPVINGNGELIGLAFDGNYEALSHKIQFDKNYNRTICVDVRYVLWCIDKLGGAKNIINELKIVK is encoded by the coding sequence ATGAAGAAAAATCTATTCCTGCTGCTCCTGTTACTTTCGGTGAAGCTGGCGAAAGCAGATGAAGGTATGTGGTTACCATATCTCCTGGGTCAGCAAGTCTATGCCGACATGGTGAAAAAAGGACTGAAGCTCACAAAAGAACAGTTGTACAGCATCAACAAATCCTCCATGAAAGACGCCATCATTATCTTCAACGGTGGATGTACCGGAGAAATAGTGAGCAGTGAAGGTCTGATCTTCACCAACCACCACTGTGGTTATGGCGCCATCGCCGCTGCCAGCAGTGTGGAGAAAAACTACCTGAAAGATGGTTTCTATGCCAGAAGCAAACAGGAAGAGATCCCTTCCAAAAACATGTTTGTGCAATTCCTGGTGCGCGTGGAAGATGTTACCACCAAAGTAGACAGTGCTTTGCAAGGCGCCGCAGCCAATGAGCGTAACGCCAAACTGCAGGCTGCTTATGGCAATATCATCAAAGCCGCCACAGATGGTACCGGTTATGAAGGACGTGTTGTTCCCATGTACGCCGGTAACCAATACATCCTCTTTATTTACGAACGTTATACGGATATCCGCCTGGTAGGTACCCCTCCTGAAAGCATTGGTAAATTCGGTGGCGATACGGACAACTGGGAATGGCCACGCCATACCGGAGACTTCTCTGTATTCCGCGTATATACCGGCAAAGATGGCAAACCTGCTGCCCATAACCCTGAGAACATCCCCATGAAAGCAAAGTCTTTTCTGCCGGTATCTATCAAAGGGGTGAAAGAAAATGATTACGCCATGATCTTTGGTTATCCCGGAGGTACCACGCGTTATGAAACTTCTTTCGGCGTAAAACTGAAAACCGATATCGAAAATCCTTCTACAGTTAATCTGCGCGACATCCGTCTTAAATATATGTTTGAGGAAATGAAGAAAGACCCTGCTGTGAAACTGCAACTGGCTTCTTCTTACGCAGGTATCGCCAACTACTGGAAATTCTTTGACGGTGAAAGCAAACAACTGCTGAAGTACCATGTATATGAAGAAAAACAAAAACAGGAAGCTGCTTACCAACAATGGGCTAAGGGCAAACCCGAATTTGAAAACGTGTTTGCACAATATGAAAAGGCTTACAAAGCCTGGGAACCTTATGCTAAACACCGCATCTATCTGCGTGAAGCAACTTTAGGTTCTCCGCTTGCTGCCTTTGCTTCTTCCCTCGCTTCTATTGAAGACGCTATCCTGAAGAAAGGTAATGTAAATGCGGCTGTGGCTGCTGCTGATGCGGCACGCGCCAACTTCCTGAAAGATGAAAATAAAGTAAGTGATCAGAAGATCCTCGCGGCTACGGCTCAGATGTTCTATACGGATATCGCCAAAGACCAGCAGCCGATCGGTTTTTACGAAAGCCTCAAATCCTTCGGTGACCTGCAGGATGAAAAGACTTACAAAACATGGGCCGCCTCAGTGTTCGCCAATACCATGATCTTCAATGATGCCAAATGGAGCGCATTCGTTAAAAACCCTGATGCTGTAACCCTGCAGGACGATCCGGCATATGCTTATGCCTCTGCTTTCGTGAAAAACTACGTGGGTAAATATGCTCCGCTGTTTGCACAATTTGCTGCACAAACCACCGAGCTCAACCGCCTTTACCTGAAAGGGGAAATGCAAATGAACCCCAATAAATCCCGCTATCCGGATGCGAACTTCACCATGCGTCTCTCTTACGGGCAGGTGAAACCTTATGCTCCAAAGGATGCGGTGGCTTATGATTATGTGACCACCTCTGCCGGTGTGCTGGAAAAATACATCCCGGGCGATTATGAATTTGATCTGCCTCCGGGTTATGTAGACCTGGTGAAGAAAAAAGATTTCGGCCAGTATAAGGACCTCAAACGTAACGACCTGGTTGTCGGCTTTATCACTACAAATGATATCACAGGCGGTAACTCCGGTTCTCCTGTTATCAATGGAAACGGAGAGCTGATCGGACTTGCTTTTGATGGTAACTACGAAGCGCTGAGCCACAAGATCCAATTCGACAAGAATTATAACCGTACCATTTGTGTGGATGTGCGCTATGTATTATGGTGCATTGATAAACTGGGTGGTGCAAAGAATATCATTAATGAGTTGAAGATCGTTAAGTAA
- a CDS encoding META domain-containing protein, producing the protein MKQVLFGGLAALSMFIYACQGTSKNTGGDTSAVVTTASPSWKLEGTRWKLKEFPANPIAIPPSEKDIYISFVDTSSQIQGFLGCNGFGGKYLATDKGDLQISDVVSTQMACPSLDVENALGKAMAATSKYTIDKDLLRLQRGDSILATFTAIQQ; encoded by the coding sequence ATGAAACAGGTACTTTTTGGCGGCTTAGCCGCTTTATCGATGTTTATTTATGCCTGTCAGGGCACCAGCAAAAACACAGGAGGAGACACTTCTGCCGTGGTAACCACCGCTTCCCCTTCCTGGAAACTGGAAGGCACCCGCTGGAAGCTGAAGGAATTTCCGGCGAACCCTATCGCGATCCCGCCCAGCGAAAAGGACATCTATATTTCCTTTGTGGATACTTCTTCCCAGATCCAGGGATTTTTGGGCTGTAATGGCTTTGGTGGCAAATACCTTGCTACGGACAAGGGGGATCTTCAGATCTCCGATGTGGTCTCTACACAAATGGCTTGTCCTTCCCTGGATGTGGAGAATGCGTTGGGGAAAGCAATGGCTGCCACCAGTAAGTATACGATCGATAAAGACCTCCTGCGTTTACAGCGGGGAGATTCTATTCTGGCAACATTCACAGCTATCCAACAATAA